In one window of Brassica rapa cultivar Chiifu-401-42 chromosome A07, CAAS_Brap_v3.01, whole genome shotgun sequence DNA:
- the LOC103829850 gene encoding verprolin: MTNEENKNSSSSPPAKRPKKCSNCPGAKVYTSSRAEYKSMVRRLTCTLPGSSGQTSLRVSTQAQVSNPQPIRLNDASIPPGSSGQTSLRVTTQARVSNPQPIWLNGASILPGSLRQTSLRLPTQAQARVSNPRPIGLNDATILPVSSGQTRLLFPTQAHVSNHGLIRLYDAPPNGYPLAQSSFPPASVWPRTSAAETPSDQASSSRPSLPSSPVPASVPTMLPTSPQAVWSPPPAPLVPANFPEVPPSFPAAAPVPPSPPREQREMERAAYMQSFDNFLMADDDDFNLDELMAPLPYVTGIINGEQHWENVPPGPPQVLTNQQSGSLNVPDPQNGLTMSASEHGSNSLNENVAPQVHATSPSVSLPAWSQSMNRLNGPYYQHMLPEGIAPPVHATLPSDNLSSNFQNGLGSSNVPPPATSLFGCLQGGAHFQNIVPSDNIPPPVAPSGPNHQNDQQQLGNALPSESQLGWPNPQIGLQQGAVPANVPSGSSDLFNNSTTYEEKQRLLEQMGFGTVPSWYFNSADLPPGNLQE, translated from the coding sequence atgaCGAATGAGGAAAACAAGAATTCATCAAGCTCTCCTCCTGCAAAACGACCCAAGAAGTGTAGCAATTGCCCTGGTGCAAAGGTCTATACTTCGAGCAGAGCTGAATACAAGTCGATGGTTCGTAGACTCACGTGCACTCTTCCAGGCTCATCTGGTCAAACCAGTCTACGTGTTTCGACACAGGCTCAGGTTAGCAATCCTCAGCCAATCAGGCTAAATGACGCTTCTATTCCTCCAGGCTCATCGGGACAAACCAGTCTTCGTGTTACGACACAGGCTCGTGTTAGCAATCCTCAGCCTATCTGGCTAAACGGCGCTTCTATTCTTCCAGGCTCATTGCGACAAACCAGTCTCCGTCTTCCGACACAGGCTCAGGCTCGTGTTAGCAATCCTCGGCCAATCGGGCTAAATGACGCCACTATTCTTCCAGTCTCATCGGGACAAACCAGACTCCTTTTTCCGACACAGGCTCATGTTAGCAATCATGGGTTAATCAGGCTATATGACGCTCCGCCTAATGGGTACCCGTTGGCACAATCGTCATTCCCACCGGCTTCGGTGTGGCCTCGCACCTCAGCGGCTGAAACACCCAGCGATCAAGCGTCCTCCTCACGGCCTTCTCTGCCATCGTCTCCAGTACCAGCGTCGGTTCCGACAATGTTGCCGACGTCACCCCAAGCTGTATGGTCGCCACCACCGGCACCGTTGGTTCCAGCAAATTTTCCGGAGGTACCACCTTCTTTTCCGGCGGCTGCTCCGGTGCCGCCGTCTCCTCCTCGAGAGCAACGGGAAATGGAAAGGGCTGCTTATATGCAGTCCTTTGATAACTTTCTGATGGCAGACGACGATGATTTTAATTTGGATGAGTTAATGGCTCCACTTCCCTATGTAACTGGAATCATTAACGGGGAGCAGCACTGGGAGAACGTGCCACCAGGCCCACCACAGGTTCTGACGAACCAACAGTCGGGAAGTCTAAACGTGCCCGATCCTCAGAATGGTTTGACGATGTCAGCGTCGGAACATGGCTCCAATTCTCTGAATGAGAACGTTGCACCACAGGTTCATGCAACGTCACCGTCTGTAAGTCTACCTGCATGGTCACAGTCAATGAATCGACTAAACGGGCCTTATTATCAGCACATGTTGCCAGAGGGTATTGCACCACCCGTTCATGCAACGTTACCATCTGATAATTTATCATCTAATTTTCAGAACGGTTTAGGATCCAGCAATGTCCCACCACCAGCAACTTCTCTGTTTGGGTGTCTACAAGGAGGTGCTCATTTTCAGAACATTGTGCCGTCGGATAATATCCCACCACCGGTTGCACCGTCCGGACCTAATCATCAGAATGATCAACAGCAGTTGGGAAATGCTTTACCATCTGAGAGTCAACTAGGTTGGCCTAATCCTCAGATCGGTTTACAACAAGGGGCTGTTCCTGCAAATGTACCTTCTGGTAGTTCAGATTTGTTTAATAATTCCACCACCTATGAAGAAAAGCAGCGTCTCCTTGAACAAATGGGTTTTGGAACTGTACCATCATGGTATTTTAATTCAGCGGATTTACCACCGGGTAATCTTCAAGAGTAG
- the LOC103829331 gene encoding 14-3-3-like protein GF14 omega, with amino-acid sequence MAVPSRDELVYMAKLAEQAERYEEMVQFMEKVSAATDGSELTIEERNLLSVAYKNLIGARRASWRIISSIEQKEESRGNVDRVKTIRDYKAKIESELSGICDGILKLLDSTLVPSADSEESKVFYLKMKGDYYRYLAEFKIGKERDAAADNTLAAYESAQENAKGLASTHPIRLGLALNFSVFYYEILESPDRACNLAKTAFDAAIAELDTLGEESYKDSTLIMQLLRDNLTLWTSDMQDESADEIKEAEAAAAGPKPTEEQK; translated from the exons ATGGCGGTTCCGTCGCGCGATGAGCTTGTGTACATGGCTAAGCTAGCGGAGCAGGCGGAGAGGTACGAAGAGATGGTCCAATTCATGGAAAAAGTCTCCGCCGCAACAGATGGTAGCGAGCTCACAATCGAGGAGCGAAACCTCCTCTCCGTCGCCTACAAGAACCTAATCGGCGCTCGCCGCGCCTCGTGGAGAATCATCTCCTCGATCGAGCAGAAAGAGGAGAGCCGCGGCAACGTCGACCGCGTCAAAACGATCCGTGACTACAAGGCTAAGATCGAATCGGAGCTCTCGGGGATCTGCGACGGGATCCTGAAGCTTCTCGACTCTACGCTCGTCCCTTCCGCTGATTCCGAGGAATCCAAGGTCTTCTACCTCAAGATGAAAGGTGATTACTACAGATACTTGGCCGAGTTCAAAATCGGTAAGGAGAGAGACGCCGCCGCGGATAACACCCTCGCCGCTTACGAATCTGCTCAG GAGAATGCTAAGGGGCTTGCTTCAACACACCCAATCCGTCTTGGATTAGCTTTGAACTTCTCTGTGTTCTATTACGAGATCCTTGAGTCTCCTGACCGTGCCTGCAACCTCGCTAAAACG GCTTTTGATGCGGCCATTGCTGAGTTAGACACATTAGGGGAAGAGTCGTACAAGGATAGCACTTTGATCATGCAGCTTCTCCGTGACAACCTCACTCTCTGGACATCCGACATGCAG GATGAATCTGCAGACGAGATCAAGGAAGcagaagcagcagcagcagggCCGAAGCCAACAGAAGAGCAGAAATGA